From a region of the Pseudomonas fulva 12-X genome:
- a CDS encoding putative urea ABC transporter substrate-binding protein — MRKPRLFSVLAAGLVAVLTLNAQAAQKDSFSVCWTIYAGWMPWEYGDAQGIVDKWAKKYGISIDVVQVNDYVESINQYSAGQFDGCTMTNMDALTIPAAGGVDSTALIVGDFSNGNDGVVLKGEKKTLADLKGQNVNLVELSVSHYLLARGLEKAGLSERDLKVVNTSDADMVAAFATPDVTAVTTWNPLLAEIEATPGVTKVFDSSQIPGEIIDLMVLNNDTLKDNPALGKALTGAWYEIMATMADSGAAGKTAREHMAKASGTDLKNYEAQLATTNMFYSAKDAVAFTKSPRLPETMSKVAAFSFDHGLLGEGAQSADAIGMSFAGDVTTGDQGNLKLRFDPTYMQMAADGQL; from the coding sequence ATGCGCAAGCCCCGTCTCTTCTCCGTTCTCGCCGCCGGTCTCGTGGCAGTCCTCACGCTCAACGCTCAGGCTGCGCAAAAGGACAGCTTCAGTGTGTGCTGGACCATCTACGCCGGCTGGATGCCTTGGGAATACGGCGACGCTCAAGGCATCGTCGACAAGTGGGCCAAGAAATACGGCATTTCCATCGACGTGGTGCAGGTCAACGACTACGTCGAGTCGATCAACCAGTACAGCGCCGGCCAATTCGACGGCTGCACCATGACCAACATGGACGCCCTGACCATTCCCGCCGCCGGTGGCGTGGACAGCACCGCGCTGATCGTTGGCGACTTCTCCAATGGCAACGACGGCGTCGTGCTCAAGGGCGAGAAGAAGACCCTTGCCGACCTCAAGGGCCAGAACGTCAACCTGGTCGAGCTCTCGGTTTCCCACTACCTGCTCGCTCGCGGCCTGGAAAAAGCCGGCTTGAGCGAGCGCGATCTCAAGGTGGTGAATACCTCGGATGCCGATATGGTCGCTGCCTTCGCCACTCCGGACGTCACCGCCGTGACTACCTGGAACCCGCTGCTGGCCGAGATCGAAGCGACACCGGGCGTGACCAAGGTGTTCGACTCCAGCCAGATCCCGGGCGAGATCATCGACCTGATGGTACTCAACAACGACACCCTCAAGGACAACCCTGCCCTGGGCAAGGCGTTGACCGGCGCCTGGTACGAAATCATGGCGACCATGGCCGACAGCGGCGCAGCCGGCAAGACCGCCCGCGAGCACATGGCCAAGGCCTCGGGCACTGACCTGAAGAACTATGAAGCGCAGCTCGCCACCACCAACATGTTCTACAGCGCCAAGGACGCCGTGGCTTTCACCAAGAGCCCTCGCCTGCCGGAAACCATGAGCAAGGTCGCGGCGTTCTCCTTCGATCACGGCCTGCTCGGCGAAGGTGCGCAAAGCGCTGACGCCATCGGCATGAGCTTCGCTGGCGACGTGACCACTGGCGATCAGGGCAACCTCAAGCTGCGCTTCGACCCGACCTACATGCAGATGGCCGCCGACGGCCAGCTCTAG
- a CDS encoding ABC transporter ATP-binding protein yields the protein MTRKDRSAAGAFIEVKNVWQRYGDQTVLERLNLSITEGEFCTLVGASGCGKSTFLRLLLGQERPSKGEILLDGKPLAGEPDASRGVVFQRYSVFPHLSVLDNVAIGLELPRSALLGRLFGSAKRAAREQAAELLKKVGLGHALDKYPSQLSGGMQQRLAIAQALIMKPRVLLLDEPFGALDPGIRKDMHALLLELWRETGLTVFMVTHDLSEGFSLGTRLMVFDKTRIDPHAPNAFGARITYDIPLNEDRRTARAALDTLPPHVTGGLPTAQQGVRA from the coding sequence ATGACCCGTAAAGACCGTAGCGCAGCAGGCGCCTTCATCGAGGTCAAGAATGTTTGGCAACGCTATGGCGACCAGACCGTTCTCGAGCGCCTGAATCTGTCCATCACCGAAGGTGAGTTCTGCACCCTGGTCGGCGCTTCCGGCTGCGGCAAGTCGACCTTCCTGCGCCTGCTGCTGGGCCAGGAGCGGCCCAGCAAGGGCGAGATCCTGCTCGACGGCAAACCGCTGGCCGGTGAGCCAGATGCCAGTCGCGGCGTGGTGTTCCAGCGCTACTCGGTGTTCCCGCACCTGAGCGTGCTGGATAACGTCGCCATCGGCCTGGAGCTGCCGCGCTCCGCCCTGCTCGGCCGGTTGTTCGGCAGCGCCAAGCGCGCCGCTCGCGAACAGGCCGCCGAGCTGTTGAAAAAAGTTGGTCTCGGCCATGCCCTGGACAAATACCCCAGCCAGCTCTCCGGTGGCATGCAGCAACGCCTGGCGATTGCCCAGGCGCTGATCATGAAACCGCGGGTGCTGCTGCTCGATGAACCCTTCGGCGCGCTGGACCCCGGTATCCGCAAGGACATGCATGCCCTGCTGCTGGAGCTGTGGCGCGAAACCGGCCTGACCGTGTTCATGGTCACCCATGACCTGTCCGAAGGCTTCAGCCTCGGCACCCGCCTGATGGTGTTCGACAAGACCCGCATCGACCCGCATGCGCCGAATGCCTTCGGTGCGCGCATCACCTACGACATCCCGCTCAACGAAGACCGCCGTACCGCCCGTGCCGCGCTCGACACGCTGCCGCCCCATGTAACCGGCGGCCTGCCAACTGCCCAACAAGGAGTCCGAGCATGA
- a CDS encoding urea amidolyase associated protein UAAP2, whose translation MSLTASNLHPETAAFRHTIPAGEPYLFEVKAGQTLRLHDLEGNQAIDTLFFAARNPRERFDPQRTLRKQNNVYLTTGTVLYSNLGKPLLTIVADTCGRHDTLGGACAQESNTVRYALDKRYMHSCRDNFLRASLHDGRLEKRDIGANINFFMNVPVTPEGGLTFEDGISAPGKYVELRAETDVIVLISNCPQLNNPCNGWNPTPAEVLVWN comes from the coding sequence ATGAGCCTGACCGCAAGCAACCTGCATCCCGAAACTGCCGCCTTCCGCCACACCATTCCGGCGGGCGAGCCCTACCTGTTCGAGGTCAAGGCTGGCCAGACCCTGCGCCTGCATGACCTGGAAGGCAACCAGGCGATCGACACCCTGTTCTTCGCCGCCCGCAACCCGCGCGAGCGCTTCGACCCGCAGCGCACCCTGCGCAAGCAGAACAACGTCTACCTGACCACCGGCACGGTGCTCTACTCCAACCTCGGCAAGCCGCTGCTGACCATCGTCGCCGACACCTGCGGCCGCCACGACACCCTCGGCGGCGCCTGCGCCCAGGAGAGCAACACCGTGCGCTACGCCTTGGACAAGCGCTATATGCACAGCTGCCGCGACAACTTCCTGCGCGCCAGCCTGCACGACGGCCGCCTGGAGAAACGCGACATCGGTGCCAACATCAACTTCTTTATGAACGTGCCGGTCACGCCGGAAGGCGGCCTGACCTTCGAGGACGGCATCTCCGCACCCGGCAAATATGTGGAGCTGCGCGCCGAGACCGACGTGATCGTGCTGATTTCCAACTGCCCGCAGCTCAACAACCCCTGCAACGGCTGGAACCCGACCCCTGCCGAGGTGCTGGTATGGAACTGA
- a CDS encoding ABC transporter permease, with protein MRLINRHPDRAGRLLLVLLPFALLLFAYFAGSAQRLADNPNDKLLPSASQMIAAVDRLAFTEDKRTGEYAFWQDTSSSLTRLGTGIGIAAVVGLCLGIAAGILPLFGAPLSPLLTVLSMVPPLAILPILFIVFGLGELSKVMLIVIGITPILARDLEQRAREIPQELLIKAQTLGASTWTLILRVVLPQLLPRLLIALRLVLGSAWLFLIAAEAIASTDGLGYRIFLVRRYMAMDVILPYVVWITLLAWLMDLGLRQLTRLCFPWYEGAKV; from the coding sequence ATGCGCCTGATCAACCGACATCCCGACCGGGCCGGCCGCCTGCTGCTGGTGTTGCTGCCCTTCGCCCTGTTGCTGTTCGCCTACTTCGCGGGCTCTGCGCAGCGCCTGGCCGACAACCCCAACGACAAGCTGCTGCCCAGCGCCAGCCAGATGATCGCGGCTGTCGACCGCCTGGCCTTCACCGAAGACAAGCGCACCGGCGAATACGCCTTCTGGCAGGACACCAGCTCGAGCCTCACCCGCCTGGGCACCGGCATCGGCATCGCTGCCGTGGTCGGCCTGTGCCTGGGTATCGCCGCAGGCATCCTGCCGCTGTTCGGTGCGCCGCTGTCGCCTCTGCTTACCGTGCTGTCGATGGTGCCGCCGCTGGCGATCCTGCCGATCCTGTTCATCGTCTTCGGTCTGGGCGAGCTGTCAAAGGTGATGCTGATCGTCATCGGCATCACCCCGATCCTGGCTCGTGATCTTGAGCAGCGTGCTCGTGAAATCCCCCAGGAGCTGCTGATCAAGGCCCAGACCCTGGGCGCCAGCACCTGGACGCTGATCCTGCGCGTGGTACTGCCGCAATTGCTGCCACGCCTGCTGATCGCACTGCGTCTGGTGTTGGGTTCGGCCTGGCTGTTCCTGATCGCCGCCGAAGCCATCGCCAGCACCGACGGCCTGGGCTACCGCATCTTTCTGGTCCGTCGCTACATGGCCATGGACGTGATCCTGCCGTACGTGGTGTGGATCACCTTGCTCGCCTGGCTGATGGATCTGGGCCTGCGCCAGCTCACCCGGCTGTGCTTTCCGTGGTACGAGGGGGCCAAGGTATGA
- a CDS encoding urea amidolyase associated protein UAAP1, protein MTASLTLRPTLYEETVPGGGHTSFVLKRGQLLRLTDIEGGANVSLLLFNATEKSERLNLPDTLKGQHTAKLTAGHCLYSDMGKVLAAITADTCGWHDSFGGVLNAEEVAEKYGQGRYQELRNGFFRNGTDNLLVEMGKWNLNLQDLLMNLNLFSRVDVDANGAFQFQPGNSQAGDYVELYAPMDTLVVLTALQHPMDPNPQYAPKPVQLAWSKVESDGISVLCRTSLPENGRAFHNTERQYI, encoded by the coding sequence ATGACTGCCTCTTTAACCCTGCGCCCCACCCTCTATGAGGAAACCGTCCCCGGCGGTGGCCACACCTCGTTCGTGCTCAAGCGCGGCCAGCTACTGCGCCTCACCGATATCGAGGGCGGCGCCAACGTCAGCCTGTTGCTGTTCAACGCTACCGAGAAAAGCGAGCGCCTGAACCTGCCCGACACCCTCAAGGGCCAGCACACCGCCAAGCTCACCGCCGGCCACTGCCTGTACTCGGACATGGGCAAGGTGCTGGCGGCGATCACCGCCGACACCTGCGGCTGGCATGACAGCTTCGGCGGCGTGCTGAACGCCGAGGAAGTCGCCGAGAAGTACGGCCAGGGCCGCTACCAGGAACTGCGCAATGGCTTCTTCCGCAACGGCACCGACAACCTGCTGGTGGAAATGGGCAAGTGGAACCTGAACCTCCAGGATCTGCTGATGAACCTCAACCTGTTCAGCCGCGTCGACGTCGATGCCAACGGCGCCTTCCAGTTCCAGCCCGGCAACAGCCAGGCCGGTGACTACGTCGAGCTGTATGCGCCGATGGACACCCTGGTGGTGCTCACCGCCCTGCAGCACCCCATGGACCCCAACCCGCAATACGCGCCCAAGCCGGTGCAGCTCGCCTGGAGCAAGGTCGAGAGCGACGGCATCAGCGTGCTGTGCCGCACCTCGCTCCCGGAGAACGGCCGCGCCTTCCACAACACCGAACGCCAGTACATCTGA